In Enterobacter sp. 638, a single window of DNA contains:
- a CDS encoding terminase family protein codes for MAEIFLPTLHEGQLKVWADSWDYQLNAIRCGRRWGKTFMLVSAAVSYCTAQFKRPGLDVELGGRVGIFTAEYRQYQEIFDKLVEYLEPLIKSSSRSEKRILLKNGGKIDFWVTNDNKLAGRGREYDLVLIDEAAFTKSPEMLAEIWAKSIKPTLLTTKGRAYIFSTPDGVDEDNFFYAICRKKELGFFEHYAPTSSNPFVPPEELEKERLSCEPRVFRQEFLAEFVDWSADALFDVSKWLEDGKPVEFPEMCMAVFAVMDTAVKGGIEHDGTAVVYYAIDTRPGRERLTILDWDVVQIDGALLEVWMPSVFDRLNELSGLCVAVNGSLGVFIEDASMGSILLQKGESLGWQVNKIESALTSKGKDERAIMASGYHYRGLAKISRHAYEKTAVFKGETANHLHKQVSRFHLADKKAHKRADDLLDDYTYGLIIAFGSGDAI; via the coding sequence ATGGCTGAAATTTTCCTACCCACGCTGCACGAAGGGCAGTTAAAGGTGTGGGCGGATTCCTGGGATTACCAGCTCAATGCAATCCGCTGCGGCCGCCGCTGGGGCAAGACATTCATGCTGGTCAGTGCCGCGGTAAGTTACTGCACCGCTCAATTTAAACGACCTGGTCTTGATGTAGAGCTTGGTGGACGTGTTGGTATATTTACTGCTGAATATCGGCAGTATCAGGAAATCTTCGACAAGCTTGTCGAGTACCTTGAACCATTAATAAAAAGCTCAAGTAGGTCAGAAAAGAGGATCCTCCTCAAGAATGGCGGGAAGATAGACTTCTGGGTAACGAACGATAACAAGCTGGCGGGCCGTGGTCGTGAATATGACCTCGTTCTGATAGATGAGGCGGCATTCACCAAATCACCAGAGATGCTCGCAGAGATATGGGCCAAGTCTATTAAGCCCACCCTGTTAACGACAAAGGGTCGCGCATACATATTTTCCACGCCAGACGGAGTGGATGAGGACAACTTCTTTTACGCGATATGCAGAAAGAAAGAGCTTGGATTCTTTGAGCACTATGCACCCACATCATCCAACCCATTCGTACCGCCTGAAGAGTTAGAAAAGGAGCGTCTTAGTTGCGAGCCTCGCGTGTTCAGGCAAGAGTTCCTCGCTGAGTTCGTGGACTGGTCTGCTGATGCGTTGTTTGACGTCAGTAAGTGGCTTGAAGACGGTAAGCCTGTTGAATTCCCTGAAATGTGCATGGCTGTGTTTGCAGTCATGGACACTGCGGTAAAAGGCGGGATAGAGCATGACGGTACGGCGGTTGTTTATTACGCCATAGACACGCGTCCGGGACGTGAACGACTGACCATCCTTGACTGGGATGTGGTGCAGATCGACGGCGCACTCCTTGAAGTGTGGATGCCATCTGTTTTCGACCGGCTGAATGAATTGTCTGGCCTGTGCGTCGCGGTCAATGGAAGCCTTGGTGTGTTCATTGAAGATGCGAGCATGGGTAGCATCCTGCTTCAAAAAGGCGAAAGCCTCGGGTGGCAGGTAAACAAGATTGAGTCTGCCCTGACCAGTAAGGGGAAGGACGAACGCGCAATTATGGCCTCCGGATATCACTATCGCGGACTGGCTAAGATTTCACGTCATGCTTACGAAAAGACGGCCGTGTTCAAAGGTGAAACGGCAAACCATCTGCACAAGCAGGTATCACGATTCCACCTTGCCGATAAGAAAGCGCACAAGCGCGCTGATGACCTTCTTGATGATTACACCTACGGTCTGATCATCGCCTTCGGCAGCGGCGACGCAATCTGA
- a CDS encoding phage portal protein has product MNEDDFEIGSTSPELVSLLESDDIQPGMTVGYQTCKTIYLYHPLGGKMVDRPVKMAMNEPRTVHIAQTFGIEQRLRDAFEREWKALGADRHIANAARLARIYGTSAIAMLVDNQEPSQAVDFRTLYKHNVSFNILDPLNTAGSIVLNQDPNAQDFQKVSGISVAGKPYHKSRCVVVQNEDPIYLAYNPAAFGFTGRSVYQRALFPLKSFIQTMRTDDMVAVKGGLLVTKISGASSVVNNMMQRLSSFKRGLLKRGKTGEVLQIGEKDLIESIDLSNLEKPLDSARNHILANIAAAADMPAIILNSETFARGFGEGTEDAKAVAVYIDDMRAWLDTLYDFFIRVCQYRAWSIEFFQSLRADIPDIKDTYSIYFAKWINNFEFRWASSLKEPESEKVKVDEIRFKAIVSMLEVVLPQLTADPENRATLIEWACENANANEHLFPQRLSFDYDKLKDNPPPAAAPDSEKPGSGMML; this is encoded by the coding sequence ATGAACGAAGATGATTTCGAAATCGGCAGCACATCGCCGGAGCTTGTCTCGCTTCTGGAAAGCGATGACATTCAGCCAGGGATGACCGTTGGATACCAGACCTGCAAAACCATTTACTTGTATCACCCGCTTGGCGGCAAGATGGTCGATCGCCCGGTTAAGATGGCGATGAACGAGCCAAGAACCGTGCATATAGCGCAGACCTTCGGCATTGAACAGAGGCTTCGTGACGCATTCGAGCGTGAGTGGAAAGCACTTGGTGCAGATCGGCATATCGCTAACGCTGCGCGCCTGGCGAGAATCTATGGAACATCAGCGATCGCCATGCTGGTAGACAACCAGGAGCCATCTCAGGCAGTAGACTTCCGCACGCTGTATAAGCACAACGTAAGCTTTAACATCCTGGACCCGCTTAATACCGCGGGGAGCATAGTTCTGAATCAGGACCCAAACGCTCAGGATTTCCAGAAAGTATCGGGTATCAGCGTAGCCGGTAAGCCGTATCACAAGTCCCGCTGCGTTGTGGTGCAGAACGAAGACCCAATTTACCTGGCCTATAACCCGGCAGCATTTGGATTCACAGGACGAAGCGTTTACCAGCGCGCTCTGTTCCCGCTTAAGTCATTCATTCAGACCATGCGAACAGATGACATGGTCGCGGTGAAGGGTGGTCTTCTGGTAACGAAAATATCCGGAGCCAGTTCCGTAGTAAATAACATGATGCAGCGGCTTAGCAGCTTTAAGCGAGGGTTACTTAAACGAGGAAAGACCGGTGAGGTACTTCAGATAGGGGAAAAGGACCTTATCGAGTCCATTGACCTGAGCAACCTTGAAAAGCCACTCGACTCAGCGCGCAACCACATTCTAGCTAACATCGCCGCCGCCGCCGATATGCCAGCCATCATCCTGAACAGTGAAACGTTCGCCAGGGGTTTTGGTGAGGGAACAGAGGACGCGAAGGCTGTTGCAGTCTACATCGATGACATGCGCGCATGGCTTGATACGTTATACGACTTCTTCATCAGGGTATGCCAGTACCGGGCATGGAGCATTGAATTCTTTCAGTCGCTTCGCGCCGACATCCCGGACATAAAAGACACGTACAGCATCTACTTTGCAAAGTGGATTAACAACTTTGAGTTCCGCTGGGCGTCGTCTCTAAAAGAGCCAGAGAGCGAAAAGGTTAAGGTTGATGAGATCCGCTTCAAGGCGATCGTAAGTATGCTGGAAGTAGTTCTTCCTCAGCTAACAGCAGACCCGGAGAACCGAGCAACGCTGATCGAGTGGGCGTGTGAAAACGCCAACGCTAACGAACACCTGTTCCCTCAGAGGCTGAGTTTCGACTACGACAAGTTGAAAGATAACCCTCCTCCTGCCGCTGCTCCTGATTCAGAAAAACCAGGGAGCGGGATGATGCTATGA
- a CDS encoding NUDIX domain-containing protein, protein MAIFASGIMFRNGKKVFLIQRSDDGTWCPPGGKLEPNEIAGDAARREVMEEAGYRYDGPMTPYSVSGDYLTFRADVDEQFEATINDESLDSGWFHIDDLPKPLHQPFAEVLAQQALNETQVASLIADGTLSSPQFFINMWMYAIRVTGTGVTWRSADQQMAFRNPDDYLTPEFLQRVAGVPLIWLHPERNKLDSDEFAKRVIGTLTNSWVADNGEVWAIARVYDAEAAEIMATKQLSTSPTVTFSEVPDSIIKVDGQPLLVEGSPVLLDHVAVCEQGVWDKLLDPTGVKSDSVPNEAEKMDEEKIVALINKAIDARMAKADSEDKDAKAKADAEEADKKAKADAEDKEAEEAKAKADAEEKSAKEKADSEAKEKADAEAKEAEEKMAKDKADSELRREIADLKSRIPTELSDEERNEVADSQVKADSVFSSFGKRAPVPLSGEKPMAYRRRLMVQLQEHSPDFKSVDLSSIADSALLGFAEKQIYADAQKSASLSVGPGMLREIKRADATGRQISTFEGDPAATWAPFQLGKRQITSINNQA, encoded by the coding sequence GTGGCAATTTTCGCTAGCGGTATCATGTTCCGTAACGGGAAGAAGGTCTTTCTGATTCAGCGATCTGACGACGGAACATGGTGCCCACCTGGCGGCAAGCTGGAGCCAAACGAGATAGCAGGTGATGCTGCGCGCAGAGAGGTGATGGAAGAGGCTGGGTATCGATATGACGGTCCAATGACCCCTTATAGCGTATCCGGTGACTACCTTACCTTCCGTGCTGATGTTGATGAGCAGTTCGAAGCAACTATCAACGATGAATCACTTGATTCCGGGTGGTTTCACATCGATGACCTGCCCAAGCCACTGCATCAACCTTTCGCTGAAGTATTGGCCCAGCAAGCACTCAACGAAACTCAAGTGGCGTCACTCATCGCTGATGGAACGCTAAGCAGCCCTCAATTCTTTATAAACATGTGGATGTACGCCATTCGAGTAACCGGGACAGGGGTTACATGGCGATCTGCAGATCAACAAATGGCCTTCCGCAACCCGGATGACTATTTGACCCCCGAATTTCTTCAGAGAGTAGCCGGTGTCCCCCTTATCTGGCTGCACCCTGAGAGAAATAAACTCGACAGCGATGAATTTGCTAAGCGCGTGATTGGCACCCTGACAAACAGTTGGGTTGCCGACAATGGCGAGGTGTGGGCTATTGCCCGAGTTTATGACGCTGAAGCCGCTGAAATAATGGCGACAAAGCAATTAAGCACCTCTCCAACCGTCACGTTTAGTGAAGTACCCGATTCAATCATCAAAGTCGATGGTCAGCCTCTATTGGTGGAAGGTTCCCCGGTATTGCTCGACCACGTTGCTGTTTGTGAACAGGGCGTATGGGACAAGCTCCTTGACCCTACTGGTGTTAAATCTGATTCCGTTCCTAATGAGGCTGAAAAAATGGACGAGGAAAAAATCGTAGCGCTAATCAATAAAGCGATTGACGCACGCATGGCTAAGGCAGACTCCGAAGACAAGGACGCCAAGGCTAAGGCTGATGCTGAAGAGGCTGATAAAAAAGCCAAAGCAGACGCCGAAGATAAAGAGGCAGAAGAAGCCAAAGCCAAGGCCGACGCAGAAGAAAAGTCAGCCAAGGAAAAAGCAGATTCAGAGGCCAAAGAAAAGGCTGATGCTGAAGCGAAAGAGGCAGAAGAAAAAATGGCAAAAGACAAAGCTGATTCAGAACTGCGTCGTGAAATCGCCGATCTCAAATCCCGCATCCCAACCGAACTGTCTGATGAAGAACGTAACGAAGTCGCTGACTCTCAAGTCAAGGCAGACAGCGTGTTCTCAAGCTTCGGTAAACGTGCGCCGGTGCCACTTTCTGGCGAGAAGCCAATGGCATACCGCCGCCGCCTGATGGTTCAGTTGCAGGAGCATTCACCTGACTTTAAGTCTGTTGATTTGTCTTCAATTGCTGACTCAGCCCTTCTCGGTTTCGCTGAAAAACAGATTTATGCAGACGCTCAAAAGTCGGCAAGTCTGTCAGTGGGCCCAGGCATGCTGCGTGAAATTAAGCGCGCTGATGCTACCGGTCGTCAAATCAGCACATTCGAAGGCGATCCCGCTGCTACCTGGGCACCATTCCAGTTGGGCAAGCGCCAGATTACCAGCATCAATAACCAGGCTTAA